The Zingiber officinale cultivar Zhangliang chromosome 2A, Zo_v1.1, whole genome shotgun sequence genomic sequence GTGATTTGACATCATTTTTTCTTTCCATTGTACTTCTAGCTTGTAAATAGTCACAATATGTAGATGCTTGAAATACCTTATTTTCCAGGTTGTGTTTGGGAAGAGCATTTCAAAAGAGAGTATAGAAATAGATCATCTTTCCAAGGTTAGCCTATTGTTTCTTCGATCTGTTTTCATATCGCTAGTGTTTTTATACATATCTAATTTGGATATACTATTTGCCGCAGATGTGTAGTTCAGCAGTCAAGGAATCAATAACAAATGTAAATCCATCTCTAGTTCTCATGTATCTTTAGATTATTTTGCAGCTATTATTATATAGTTATTAAAatgtattctttttctttttttcttctttaattcGGACAGATATATGggcaaaattttgattatttcATAAGAAATTTTGATAAGTCATTCTCTAGCTCATTGAAGACCCTTGGTTTGATAAATAACATGTCTGTTAATAGGAAGGAAAATGCTGTTGCCCCTGGTTTGTGTTCTTACAACAGTCATGAAATGGCACCTGACTTGACCAACTCTGAACTTATCAGAACCATCAAAGATCCCGTGGAAAATGCTGTTTCTTCCCatttttgttctttgagttatgAACCTACACCTGACATGACCAATGCTGAACTTATCAGAGCCATTGAAGGCCGTAAGGAACATGCTCCATTTAAATCAGCAGACAATCAACTCATTATCCATCAACATACGAACCAGCAACTTACAAATATTCACAGAAACACACACAGTACTGCATTTAGTCATGCTATTCTGAGTACAATGGAAAGATCTGTTATTGAGCAGGCTCGCTCTAATGACCTCAAGGCTGTTGAGATAGAGCTAGTAATGAAGAAGTTGCAGTTCAAGCAATCTCAGTTAGTCATTAGTTCGGATGCGAATTTGCTAGAGAAGATTAAGATATCTTTAGGTATTTCCAAGACTTCCTTCAAGGAAGAGAAATTGAGGAATCAAATGCAGGAGACTAGACATGCACAACTTTTGCAACAATGTATGGACCTTCTAGTTGCTGGTTTGATTGTCATGTGCATATTGCTTACGTACGGAGCTTTCATCTTTTCATATCAACGTGTTGCAGAGGTCACATCTGCCTGCGAGTCTGTTAAAGAGGTATGAGATACTTTTGATGTTCTCGACTCTTTTTTGCTGTTGGTTTCGTAAGCTTAGTGGAACTTCTGTCTGTTTCTCTCCAGAAATCCAGCTCCTGGTGGATTCCTAAGGGAGTCCAGTCTTTCAATTCAGGCATGCACATTTTGAGGTGCCAGTTTGTGGTCCTATCTCGCATGTCGTTTGGGATATTAATGATTGTAGTGATAGCTTATGTGGCTTTCCAAAGGTCAGCAAAGTCAGCTGCAGCCATGCCGGTGACATTTATTGTGCTTCTGCTAGGAGCTCTTTGTGGTTTTTTCGGAAAGGTATGCATAGATACACTAGGCGGAAATGGATATCGCTGGTTAATTGATTGGGAAGTTCTGTGCATGCTCCATTTCTTCGCCAATGCTTTCCCATCTGTGTTATACAATCTTCTTTACGGCCCTGTAGCTGTATCCCAAGGAGCAAATTCAGCTATGTTTCCTTACTGGCTGAGAAGATATGTATTCTATGCAC encodes the following:
- the LOC122042773 gene encoding protein CPR-5-like — translated: MDPTLSHGRATVDGRGGDNISDGGGGVSCDNAGGRRSQPLRSGKGVATSRTRRKERDDASSSSSSYSSSSASRFTRKRSKIRGVRLRSGGSRGLLVFRGNECLQELALPLGMSFAAVIAQVVFGKSISKESIEIDHLSKMCSSAVKESITNIYGQNFDYFIRNFDKSFSSSLKTLGLINNMSVNRKENAVAPGLCSYNSHEMAPDLTNSELIRTIKDPVENAVSSHFCSLSYEPTPDMTNAELIRAIEGRKEHAPFKSADNQLIIHQHTNQQLTNIHRNTHSTAFSHAILSTMERSVIEQARSNDLKAVEIELVMKKLQFKQSQLVISSDANLLEKIKISLGISKTSFKEEKLRNQMQETRHAQLLQQCMDLLVAGLIVMCILLTYGAFIFSYQRVAEVTSACESVKEKSSSWWIPKGVQSFNSGMHILRCQFVVLSRMSFGILMIVVIAYVAFQRSAKSAAAMPVTFIVLLLGALCGFFGKVCIDTLGGNGYRWLIDWEVLCMLHFFANAFPSVLYNLLYGPVAVSQGANSAMFPYWLRRYVFYALLLPILPISSGLLPFASFFEWKVHFVEKLTFWGSDSTY